One Aphidius gifuensis isolate YNYX2018 linkage group LG3, ASM1490517v1, whole genome shotgun sequence DNA window includes the following coding sequences:
- the LOC122851402 gene encoding calcium-transporting ATPase type 2C member 1 isoform X2, which yields MGFEEEEKVEVPDMWLSTAEASSLGAEEVAAKLHVDTRTGLWWQEAEQRRSLVGHNELTVKDEEPTWKKYVEQFKNPLILLLLGSAFVSVCMKQYDDAVSITVAIIIVVTVAFVQEYRSEKSLQELTKLVPPTCHCRREGRVESFLARDLVPGDIVLLNIGDRVPADIRIYEAIDLAIDESSLTGETEPSQKSTAPLLKTNGQSSKKNIAFMGTLVRCGNGKGIVINTGEKSEFGEVFAMMQAEEAPKTPLQRSMDILGTQLSFYSFCIIGFIMLLGWIQNKPLLEMLTIGVSLAVAAIPEGLPIVVTVTLALGVMRMAKRKVIVKKLPTVETLGCVNVICSDKTGTITKNEMTATIIVTPEGYTADITGTGYNDKGDVRIRKCDNNDLARISMTTLLEVGSVCNNAIIQNDTLLGQPTEGAIIVAAMKYGLYGVSDKYLRLQEYPFSSEQKMMAVKCTSKYTDDRQEIFFAKGAIEKILPQCTKYSSNGQLYPLNQKKDQEFLAEAHEIGLQGLRVIGLARGTSLQDLVYVGLIGICDPPRDGVRDCISLLVNSGVKVKMVTGDAKETASAIASAIGLDTLHMRIMSGDEIDTTNEHEFEQIIDNVCVFYRVTPKHKLSIVKALQKCGHIVGMTGDGVNDGVALKKADIGIAMGKNGTDVCKEAADMILVDDDFKTIIAAIEEGKGIFYNIRNFVRFQLSTSISALALIALATLMGIPNPLNAMQILWINIIMDGPPAQSLGVEPVDKDVLKQKPRDTKEPMITKNLIINVLLSAVIIILGTLWVYNREMTSNGITARDTTMTFTCFVFFDMFNALSCRSQTKSIFSIGFLSNKMFLIAVTLSVVGQMLVIYFPPLQRVFQTEALTAKDIVFLVALTSSVFIISEIKKFLERQWERRRASGRYYTLIIIDLVKIILFGKLKINIKQLFINNVFIDK from the exons ATGGGTTTTGAAGAG gaagaAAAAGTAGAGGTACCAGATATGTGGTTATCAACAGCTGAAGCCTCCAGTCTTGGTGCTGAGGAGGTTGCTGCAAAACTTCATGTTGATACAAGAACAGGTCTTTGGTGGCAAGAAGCTGAACAACGAAGATCACTTGTTGGACACAATGAATTAACAGTTAAAGATGAAGAACcaacatggaaaaaatatgttgaacaatttaaaaatcctcttattttATTGCTTCTTGGTTCAGCATTTGTTAGTGTTTGTATGAAACAATATGATGATGCAGTTAGTATAACAgtagcaataataatagttgtaACAGTTGCATTTGTTCAAGAATATCGTTCAGAAAAATCATTACaagaattaacaaaattagtACCACCAACATGTCATTGTCGTCGTGAGGGTAGAGTTGAATCATTTTTAGCACGTGATTTAGTACCAGGtgatattgtattattaaatattggtgATCGTGTACCAGCAGATATACGTATTTATGAAGCAATTGATTTGGCAATTGATGAAAGTAGTTTAACTGGTGAAACTGAACCATCACAAAAATCAACAGCaccattattaaaaacaaatggacaatcatcaaaaaaaaatattgcatttaTGGGTACACTTGTACGTTGTGGTAATGGTAAAGGTATTGTTATAAATACAGGTGAAAAAAGTGAATTTGGTGAAGTATTTGCAATGATGCAAGCTGAAGAAGCACCAAAAACACCATTACAAAGAAGTATGGATATACTTGGTacacaattatcattttattcattttgtattattggttttataatgttaCTTGGTTGGATACAAAATAAGCCATTACTTGAAATGTTAACAATTGGTGTTAGTTTAGCTGTTGCTGCAATACCAGAAGGTTTACCAATTGTTGTAACAGTAACACTTGCACTTGGTGTTATGAGAATGGCTAAAAGAAaagttattgttaaaaaattaccaacagTTGAAACACTTGGTTGTGTTAATGTAATATGTTCAGATAAAACTGGTACAATAactaaaaatgaaatgacagCAACAATAATTGTAACACCTGAAGGATATACTGCTGATATAACTGGTACTGGTTATAATGATAAAGGTGATGTACGTATACGTAAatgtgataataatgatttagcACGTATATCAATGACAACATTACTTGAAGTTGGATCAGTATGTAATAATGcaataatacaaaatgataCATTACTTGGACAACCAACTGAGGGTGCTATTATTGTTGCTGCAATGAAATATGGTCTTTATGGTGTATCTGATAAATATTTACGTTTACAAGAATATCCATTTTCATCTGAACAAAAAATGATGGCTGTTAAATGTACATCAAAATATACTGATGATagacaagaaattttttttgcaaaaggtgctattgaaaaaatattaccacaatgtacaaaatattcatcaaatgGACAATTATATccattaaatcaaaaaaaagatcaagAATTTTTAGCTGAAGCACATGAAATTGGTTTACAAGGTTTAAGAGTTATTGGATTAGCACGTGGTACATCATTACAAGATTTAGTATATGTTGGTCTTATTGGAATATGTGATCCACCAAGAGATGGTGTACGTGATTGTATTAGTTTACTTGTTAATAGTGGTGTTAAAGTTAAAATGGTTACTGGTGATGCTAAAGAAACAGCAAGTGCAATTGCAAGTGCAATTGGTCTTGATACATTACACATGAGAATAATGTCTGGTGATGAAATTGATACAACAAATGAACATGAATTTGaacaaattattgataatgtaTGTGTATTTTATCGTGTTACaccaaaacataaattatcaattgttaaagCATTACAAAAATGTGGTCATATTGTTGGTATGACTGGTGATGGTGTTAATGATGgtgttgcattaaaaaaagctGATATTGGTATTGCAATGGGTAAAAATGGTACAGATGTTTGTAAAGAAGCTGCTGATATGAtacttgttgatgatgattttaaaacaattattgctGCTATTGAAGAAGGAAaaggtatattttataatattagaaattttGTTAGATTTCAATTGAGTACAAGTATATCAGCATTGGCACTTATTGCACTTGCAACATTAATGGGTATACCAAATCCATTAAATGCCATGCAAATATTatggattaatattattatggatGGACCACCAGCACAAAGTTTAGGTGTTGAACCAGTTGATAAAGatgttttaaaacaaaaaccaaGAGATACAAAAGAACCAATgattactaaaaatttaataatcaatgttTTATTGTcagctgttattattattcttggtACACTTTGGGTATACAATCGTGag atgacATCAAATGGAATTACTGCTCGTGATACAACAATGACATTCacttgttttgtatttttcgaTATGTTCAATGCACTCAGTTGTCGTTCAcaa acAAAATCAATATTCAGCATTGGATTTCTTAgcaataaaatgtttttaattgcTGTTACACTCTCAGTTGTTGGTCAAATGTTGGTCATTTATTTTCCTCCACTTCAACGAGTTTTTCAAACAGAAGCACTCACAGCAAAAG atatTGTATTTTTGGTGGCATTGACATCAAGTGTATTTATCATaagtgaaattaaaaaattcctgGAACGACAATGGGAACGCAGACGTGCAAGTGGACGGTACTACA cattaataattattgatctcgtgaagataattttatttggtaaattaaaaatcaatataaagcagttatttattaacaatgtatttattgataaataa
- the LOC122851402 gene encoding calcium-transporting ATPase type 2C member 1 isoform X1, with protein MRKYKGHVFHLLQEEKVEVPDMWLSTAEASSLGAEEVAAKLHVDTRTGLWWQEAEQRRSLVGHNELTVKDEEPTWKKYVEQFKNPLILLLLGSAFVSVCMKQYDDAVSITVAIIIVVTVAFVQEYRSEKSLQELTKLVPPTCHCRREGRVESFLARDLVPGDIVLLNIGDRVPADIRIYEAIDLAIDESSLTGETEPSQKSTAPLLKTNGQSSKKNIAFMGTLVRCGNGKGIVINTGEKSEFGEVFAMMQAEEAPKTPLQRSMDILGTQLSFYSFCIIGFIMLLGWIQNKPLLEMLTIGVSLAVAAIPEGLPIVVTVTLALGVMRMAKRKVIVKKLPTVETLGCVNVICSDKTGTITKNEMTATIIVTPEGYTADITGTGYNDKGDVRIRKCDNNDLARISMTTLLEVGSVCNNAIIQNDTLLGQPTEGAIIVAAMKYGLYGVSDKYLRLQEYPFSSEQKMMAVKCTSKYTDDRQEIFFAKGAIEKILPQCTKYSSNGQLYPLNQKKDQEFLAEAHEIGLQGLRVIGLARGTSLQDLVYVGLIGICDPPRDGVRDCISLLVNSGVKVKMVTGDAKETASAIASAIGLDTLHMRIMSGDEIDTTNEHEFEQIIDNVCVFYRVTPKHKLSIVKALQKCGHIVGMTGDGVNDGVALKKADIGIAMGKNGTDVCKEAADMILVDDDFKTIIAAIEEGKGIFYNIRNFVRFQLSTSISALALIALATLMGIPNPLNAMQILWINIIMDGPPAQSLGVEPVDKDVLKQKPRDTKEPMITKNLIINVLLSAVIIILGTLWVYNREMTSNGITARDTTMTFTCFVFFDMFNALSCRSQTKSIFSIGFLSNKMFLIAVTLSVVGQMLVIYFPPLQRVFQTEALTAKDIVFLVALTSSVFIISEIKKFLERQWERRRASGRYYTLIIIDLVKIILFGKLKINIKQLFINNVFIDK; from the exons ATGCGTAAATATAAAGgacatgtatttcatttactccag gaagaAAAAGTAGAGGTACCAGATATGTGGTTATCAACAGCTGAAGCCTCCAGTCTTGGTGCTGAGGAGGTTGCTGCAAAACTTCATGTTGATACAAGAACAGGTCTTTGGTGGCAAGAAGCTGAACAACGAAGATCACTTGTTGGACACAATGAATTAACAGTTAAAGATGAAGAACcaacatggaaaaaatatgttgaacaatttaaaaatcctcttattttATTGCTTCTTGGTTCAGCATTTGTTAGTGTTTGTATGAAACAATATGATGATGCAGTTAGTATAACAgtagcaataataatagttgtaACAGTTGCATTTGTTCAAGAATATCGTTCAGAAAAATCATTACaagaattaacaaaattagtACCACCAACATGTCATTGTCGTCGTGAGGGTAGAGTTGAATCATTTTTAGCACGTGATTTAGTACCAGGtgatattgtattattaaatattggtgATCGTGTACCAGCAGATATACGTATTTATGAAGCAATTGATTTGGCAATTGATGAAAGTAGTTTAACTGGTGAAACTGAACCATCACAAAAATCAACAGCaccattattaaaaacaaatggacaatcatcaaaaaaaaatattgcatttaTGGGTACACTTGTACGTTGTGGTAATGGTAAAGGTATTGTTATAAATACAGGTGAAAAAAGTGAATTTGGTGAAGTATTTGCAATGATGCAAGCTGAAGAAGCACCAAAAACACCATTACAAAGAAGTATGGATATACTTGGTacacaattatcattttattcattttgtattattggttttataatgttaCTTGGTTGGATACAAAATAAGCCATTACTTGAAATGTTAACAATTGGTGTTAGTTTAGCTGTTGCTGCAATACCAGAAGGTTTACCAATTGTTGTAACAGTAACACTTGCACTTGGTGTTATGAGAATGGCTAAAAGAAaagttattgttaaaaaattaccaacagTTGAAACACTTGGTTGTGTTAATGTAATATGTTCAGATAAAACTGGTACAATAactaaaaatgaaatgacagCAACAATAATTGTAACACCTGAAGGATATACTGCTGATATAACTGGTACTGGTTATAATGATAAAGGTGATGTACGTATACGTAAatgtgataataatgatttagcACGTATATCAATGACAACATTACTTGAAGTTGGATCAGTATGTAATAATGcaataatacaaaatgataCATTACTTGGACAACCAACTGAGGGTGCTATTATTGTTGCTGCAATGAAATATGGTCTTTATGGTGTATCTGATAAATATTTACGTTTACAAGAATATCCATTTTCATCTGAACAAAAAATGATGGCTGTTAAATGTACATCAAAATATACTGATGATagacaagaaattttttttgcaaaaggtgctattgaaaaaatattaccacaatgtacaaaatattcatcaaatgGACAATTATATccattaaatcaaaaaaaagatcaagAATTTTTAGCTGAAGCACATGAAATTGGTTTACAAGGTTTAAGAGTTATTGGATTAGCACGTGGTACATCATTACAAGATTTAGTATATGTTGGTCTTATTGGAATATGTGATCCACCAAGAGATGGTGTACGTGATTGTATTAGTTTACTTGTTAATAGTGGTGTTAAAGTTAAAATGGTTACTGGTGATGCTAAAGAAACAGCAAGTGCAATTGCAAGTGCAATTGGTCTTGATACATTACACATGAGAATAATGTCTGGTGATGAAATTGATACAACAAATGAACATGAATTTGaacaaattattgataatgtaTGTGTATTTTATCGTGTTACaccaaaacataaattatcaattgttaaagCATTACAAAAATGTGGTCATATTGTTGGTATGACTGGTGATGGTGTTAATGATGgtgttgcattaaaaaaagctGATATTGGTATTGCAATGGGTAAAAATGGTACAGATGTTTGTAAAGAAGCTGCTGATATGAtacttgttgatgatgattttaaaacaattattgctGCTATTGAAGAAGGAAaaggtatattttataatattagaaattttGTTAGATTTCAATTGAGTACAAGTATATCAGCATTGGCACTTATTGCACTTGCAACATTAATGGGTATACCAAATCCATTAAATGCCATGCAAATATTatggattaatattattatggatGGACCACCAGCACAAAGTTTAGGTGTTGAACCAGTTGATAAAGatgttttaaaacaaaaaccaaGAGATACAAAAGAACCAATgattactaaaaatttaataatcaatgttTTATTGTcagctgttattattattcttggtACACTTTGGGTATACAATCGTGag atgacATCAAATGGAATTACTGCTCGTGATACAACAATGACATTCacttgttttgtatttttcgaTATGTTCAATGCACTCAGTTGTCGTTCAcaa acAAAATCAATATTCAGCATTGGATTTCTTAgcaataaaatgtttttaattgcTGTTACACTCTCAGTTGTTGGTCAAATGTTGGTCATTTATTTTCCTCCACTTCAACGAGTTTTTCAAACAGAAGCACTCACAGCAAAAG atatTGTATTTTTGGTGGCATTGACATCAAGTGTATTTATCATaagtgaaattaaaaaattcctgGAACGACAATGGGAACGCAGACGTGCAAGTGGACGGTACTACA cattaataattattgatctcgtgaagataattttatttggtaaattaaaaatcaatataaagcagttatttattaacaatgtatttattgataaataa
- the LOC122851402 gene encoding calcium-transporting ATPase type 2C member 1 isoform X6: MGFEEEEKVEVPDMWLSTAEASSLGAEEVAAKLHVDTRTGLWWQEAEQRRSLVGHNELTVKDEEPTWKKYVEQFKNPLILLLLGSAFVSVCMKQYDDAVSITVAIIIVVTVAFVQEYRSEKSLQELTKLVPPTCHCRREGRVESFLARDLVPGDIVLLNIGDRVPADIRIYEAIDLAIDESSLTGETEPSQKSTAPLLKTNGQSSKKNIAFMGTLVRCGNGKGIVINTGEKSEFGEVFAMMQAEEAPKTPLQRSMDILGTQLSFYSFCIIGFIMLLGWIQNKPLLEMLTIGVSLAVAAIPEGLPIVVTVTLALGVMRMAKRKVIVKKLPTVETLGCVNVICSDKTGTITKNEMTATIIVTPEGYTADITGTGYNDKGDVRIRKCDNNDLARISMTTLLEVGSVCNNAIIQNDTLLGQPTEGAIIVAAMKYGLYGVSDKYLRLQEYPFSSEQKMMAVKCTSKYTDDRQEIFFAKGAIEKILPQCTKYSSNGQLYPLNQKKDQEFLAEAHEIGLQGLRVIGLARGTSLQDLVYVGLIGICDPPRDGVRDCISLLVNSGVKVKMVTGDAKETASAIASAIGLDTLHMRIMSGDEIDTTNEHEFEQIIDNVCVFYRVTPKHKLSIVKALQKCGHIVGMTGDGVNDGVALKKADIGIAMGKNGTDVCKEAADMILVDDDFKTIIAAIEEGKGIFYNIRNFVRFQLSTSISALALIALATLMGIPNPLNAMQILWINIIMDGPPAQSLGVEPVDKDVLKQKPRDTKEPMITKNLIINVLLSAVIIILGTLWVYNREMTSNGITARDTTMTFTCFVFFDMFNALSCRSQTKSIFSIGFLSNKMFLIAVTLSVVGQMLVIYFPPLQRVFQTEALTAKDIVFLVALTSSVFIISEIKKFLERQWERRRASGRYYKCKKAKSNCSPTEFIEKK; the protein is encoded by the exons ATGGGTTTTGAAGAG gaagaAAAAGTAGAGGTACCAGATATGTGGTTATCAACAGCTGAAGCCTCCAGTCTTGGTGCTGAGGAGGTTGCTGCAAAACTTCATGTTGATACAAGAACAGGTCTTTGGTGGCAAGAAGCTGAACAACGAAGATCACTTGTTGGACACAATGAATTAACAGTTAAAGATGAAGAACcaacatggaaaaaatatgttgaacaatttaaaaatcctcttattttATTGCTTCTTGGTTCAGCATTTGTTAGTGTTTGTATGAAACAATATGATGATGCAGTTAGTATAACAgtagcaataataatagttgtaACAGTTGCATTTGTTCAAGAATATCGTTCAGAAAAATCATTACaagaattaacaaaattagtACCACCAACATGTCATTGTCGTCGTGAGGGTAGAGTTGAATCATTTTTAGCACGTGATTTAGTACCAGGtgatattgtattattaaatattggtgATCGTGTACCAGCAGATATACGTATTTATGAAGCAATTGATTTGGCAATTGATGAAAGTAGTTTAACTGGTGAAACTGAACCATCACAAAAATCAACAGCaccattattaaaaacaaatggacaatcatcaaaaaaaaatattgcatttaTGGGTACACTTGTACGTTGTGGTAATGGTAAAGGTATTGTTATAAATACAGGTGAAAAAAGTGAATTTGGTGAAGTATTTGCAATGATGCAAGCTGAAGAAGCACCAAAAACACCATTACAAAGAAGTATGGATATACTTGGTacacaattatcattttattcattttgtattattggttttataatgttaCTTGGTTGGATACAAAATAAGCCATTACTTGAAATGTTAACAATTGGTGTTAGTTTAGCTGTTGCTGCAATACCAGAAGGTTTACCAATTGTTGTAACAGTAACACTTGCACTTGGTGTTATGAGAATGGCTAAAAGAAaagttattgttaaaaaattaccaacagTTGAAACACTTGGTTGTGTTAATGTAATATGTTCAGATAAAACTGGTACAATAactaaaaatgaaatgacagCAACAATAATTGTAACACCTGAAGGATATACTGCTGATATAACTGGTACTGGTTATAATGATAAAGGTGATGTACGTATACGTAAatgtgataataatgatttagcACGTATATCAATGACAACATTACTTGAAGTTGGATCAGTATGTAATAATGcaataatacaaaatgataCATTACTTGGACAACCAACTGAGGGTGCTATTATTGTTGCTGCAATGAAATATGGTCTTTATGGTGTATCTGATAAATATTTACGTTTACAAGAATATCCATTTTCATCTGAACAAAAAATGATGGCTGTTAAATGTACATCAAAATATACTGATGATagacaagaaattttttttgcaaaaggtgctattgaaaaaatattaccacaatgtacaaaatattcatcaaatgGACAATTATATccattaaatcaaaaaaaagatcaagAATTTTTAGCTGAAGCACATGAAATTGGTTTACAAGGTTTAAGAGTTATTGGATTAGCACGTGGTACATCATTACAAGATTTAGTATATGTTGGTCTTATTGGAATATGTGATCCACCAAGAGATGGTGTACGTGATTGTATTAGTTTACTTGTTAATAGTGGTGTTAAAGTTAAAATGGTTACTGGTGATGCTAAAGAAACAGCAAGTGCAATTGCAAGTGCAATTGGTCTTGATACATTACACATGAGAATAATGTCTGGTGATGAAATTGATACAACAAATGAACATGAATTTGaacaaattattgataatgtaTGTGTATTTTATCGTGTTACaccaaaacataaattatcaattgttaaagCATTACAAAAATGTGGTCATATTGTTGGTATGACTGGTGATGGTGTTAATGATGgtgttgcattaaaaaaagctGATATTGGTATTGCAATGGGTAAAAATGGTACAGATGTTTGTAAAGAAGCTGCTGATATGAtacttgttgatgatgattttaaaacaattattgctGCTATTGAAGAAGGAAaaggtatattttataatattagaaattttGTTAGATTTCAATTGAGTACAAGTATATCAGCATTGGCACTTATTGCACTTGCAACATTAATGGGTATACCAAATCCATTAAATGCCATGCAAATATTatggattaatattattatggatGGACCACCAGCACAAAGTTTAGGTGTTGAACCAGTTGATAAAGatgttttaaaacaaaaaccaaGAGATACAAAAGAACCAATgattactaaaaatttaataatcaatgttTTATTGTcagctgttattattattcttggtACACTTTGGGTATACAATCGTGag atgacATCAAATGGAATTACTGCTCGTGATACAACAATGACATTCacttgttttgtatttttcgaTATGTTCAATGCACTCAGTTGTCGTTCAcaa acAAAATCAATATTCAGCATTGGATTTCTTAgcaataaaatgtttttaattgcTGTTACACTCTCAGTTGTTGGTCAAATGTTGGTCATTTATTTTCCTCCACTTCAACGAGTTTTTCAAACAGAAGCACTCACAGCAAAAG atatTGTATTTTTGGTGGCATTGACATCAAGTGTATTTATCATaagtgaaattaaaaaattcctgGAACGACAATGGGAACGCAGACGTGCAAGTGGACGGTACTACA AATGCAAGAAGGCGAAATCAAATTGCTCGCCAACcgaattcattgaaaaaaaataa